From Desulfobacteraceae bacterium, the proteins below share one genomic window:
- a CDS encoding outer-membrane lipoprotein carrier protein LolA — KQFVIALAPQQTKGTHTLKLLPREKNIDLARIFLTVDAETFVVSQVDTVNGYEDETRIMLRNVRFDQSPDPAQFHFSVPPGADVLELND, encoded by the coding sequence CAAGCAGTTCGTGATCGCCCTCGCCCCCCAGCAGACCAAAGGCACCCATACCCTCAAGCTTCTGCCGCGGGAGAAAAACATCGATCTGGCAAGGATCTTTCTGACGGTGGACGCCGAGACCTTCGTCGTCTCGCAGGTGGACACGGTCAACGGCTACGAGGATGAAACCCGGATCATGTTGCGCAACGTGCGCTTCGATCAGTCCCCGGACCCCGCCCAATTCCATTTCAGCGTCCCACCCGGGGCCGACGT